ttctacattgttttcttcatcaaggattctctcttcatatgctttcaatcttccaattatatcttcatagctagtcttctttaaatctaagacttgttcgagagaagctatgatatgaatatacttggatcttggtaaattattgagaaacttctttaccagtttatcttcatcaatggattgtccaagtgacgcagcttttgaggatatatatgatagctttcctgcaaagctatcaatagtatcagtgtctttcatcttcactctttcaaattcagacattaaggtttgcagacgggattctttaactcgatcagctccgagattacgtgcctttattgcatcccaaattttctttgaagtttcatgttcaccaacttgtagaacaagacattctggtattgcttgaaagagtaatccaatggcaacattgtttttgtctgggtccaatgtaccaggatcaattctttcccaaactttgtagattttcatcagtaccttcattctcatggcccatactgtgtagtttgtggcgttgaggattggaacttgtattgatggtggcgtgaactgttttgcatgtatgatggtgctctcgtctcccatggctcggtgtagacaagctctgataccaattaatggaaactacaagatgaaacttagcttatataaagacaactctctttattgatgtttagaaaatctctcaaaactaaacacaagctctaatcttgctcatatgatcaaccacaactttggtgatcatatatatatagaactatgaattccttttcttaGTCCTATtatcttattacatgtctttccttttcttagaactagatgacttctaattcccttaggattacatcaatttcctaatcttgtcctaaccagcttgttagtgacttctatgttgaagtttaaccaacactgTTATCAATATAAATGGGAGTTATGATTCGAACTCATCCAGGATTACACGTTGGTACATTTGTTTTTCATTGATCTTGAATCAGCCTTCGGGGTACTAGATtaccttgattttttttgttttgtttttacctTATTAATTGTATTTCAAAGCTGAAGCCTGAAgttactaaaataaaaatacagagGAGGGACTGACATCCATAACTAACTGCCATTTTTCATGCTCCTCACTGGGATAAAAGTTGGCAGCAggggtccagatcgtctgtgccactgtttgggtgtgccctatgtgccacaccaatagaaacacggtattttctcttggatttgtaatatcttctttaactaattaattatctttcctaatcgattagtgttgtataaataaaaaatctatttagttagtcatggttaatgagaggaatgatgtggcgtgtttctattggtatggcacatagggcacacacaagcagtggcacagacgatctcgacccTGGCAGCAGATCCTCTGTACCGCGAATTTACCTGTCCCGGCCTATCAGGAGATGCCACGTGTCCAAAAATTTAACACCCTTTAACGCCGTCTACCAATCTGTGAAACTGATTTCGTGATTAATATTGttcaataaaaatatcaaaaaatatatttatataataaataTCAAAATGATCCAAACAATTTTTTCTTCACAAATTTCATGTAAACCAACCCGCAATGCCATTTTCTGTATCTATTATCAGTGGTGATTGAAGAAATGATCTATGCGAAACTCCccattaagttactttttgttttttgataaaaatcccaacaagttatggaagaaCTATGATTCATCAACTGGATCAATCTAAAAATTAATTATTACGTATTACTTTAAATTATTTAGTTTATCTCagattttttgttttggtttgtttttgttCATCacttgattgattgattttattaAATTGCATAAATTCATGGTTTTTAGATTTGTAGACATAACTAATtccttttgttttggtttgtttctGAGATCTGTATAAGAAACGGGGTTTACTTGTGTTATATCTTTTTATGCACAGAAATTTGTGAAGTCAACTCTTAAGATCTGGAAAATAGAGAGAAGATGAAGCCATCATCTTGATCTTTATTTCCgtttttgatttttcattaataaaaaaaagtaattaCTTACGAGTGAATAAACACCGTTAACCATCGAACTAATATAGAAATGTGGCGTCCCTTAATAGGCCGGGACAGGGGGACAGGCAAATTCCCGGTACAGAGTAATCAACCCAACTCTCAAGCGCAACAACCAACAGCTCCCTATCAACCCAACCCATCTTCACCACCCCATTCACACTCACCCTCCATATCAGCCCAGCAAATCTTCTCCTCCCACTGATCACCCTCCAACATCAGCAGCATCTGGTCAGCCTCCGAGTTATCAACCCAACTCTCAAGCGCAACAACCAACAGCTCCATATCAGCCCAACAAATCTTCTCCTCCCACTGATCAGCCTCCCACTAAACATGACGCCCCTAAGGCTGGACCCCCacaaaagcatggaatatcaaaagtgGGAGAAGTTCTGATTATTATTTTTGGGGTAATTACCGGTTTTGCCGGGGTAGTATCAGCTGTGCACAGGGCGCACCATTGGTACGTGGACTTTCGTATCCGAAGAAGATTGGGTCGGGTCGTTGCAGTACAACCCGTATAAGCTTGTGAAGGATCATGTCTATGTTGCATGCTATATAGTCTCTGTTGCATGCTATATTATACTATAACTCCAGTAGTACTTAATTTGAAGCATGTAATATATAATCTATGAATAATATTATGATGTGGCTGTTGAATTCTTTAAGGATTTAACATCTATTATCATCTTGATATTATTAATATTAATCTATTACTCCATagcatctttcttttctttatcaCAAATCAAAGATCCATATTTTTATTTCAAACTGAAACAGAGTAATGAGCATCAACATACCACTCTGATGTTATTAAGAGAGATCCGGCcatctttattaggttccaagaGCTTAAACTGAATCCCAAGGCACACAAGCTCATCCTTTTTCAAAGTTTAACACTTAATTAGAGATGGTTATCGAATTCGAACCTCCAGATCCAGGTGATCAACTATGTGGATAATGGATCCTCCCCCTTCACATGATCGAACCAAATAACCACTAGGCAGCATCTCAGCTCTCACGAATTGGTTGGCAGCAGATGCATTTGGTCCAGCACCAGAACCAGATAGGGATCTCTCACAGACCTTGAGATATCAAAACCAAGCATTGAATATGCATTAGATGTTGATGTGAAGTACCAACAAAACAAATCTATTGTTTTGACAGGTTTTGCCACAATGAATAGCTTTTGAATCCAAATGTGACTTCCCTGATTAGTTTTGCCATAATAACTTCTGAACCAAACTGAAACCATGAGAGCTATTCAAAATCAATATTTAAGAGGCAATTTGTTGATTggaaagaaacaatatgcaaacttTCCCAGCCATCAACGATAAATTACCAATTATTATTAATGCTGGTTTATCTAGAGAAATATAAACAATCGAAGAAAAACAGAACAGCCTACTGTGACACAAGAACTGGCAAAGTACACATACCACGAGACTACCATCTTCTAATGTCGTAGTATATCTCAATGTCCAAAAGTCGCGCGCAGGAGCTAATGTGGTGGGAGCATACATCTGAATGCAAATGTCAGGTAAGTGATTCTTGTTATACAATGGATTGATGATGCTTTAAAGGTTCCAAACTCATACAAAGAGTTCAAATTTGACATTGACCTTCCTCACCTGCATGTACACCAACTCAATTGTCCCGCCTTTTCCAACTGGAAACGAGGTGACGACTTCAAGGCTCCGGCAATCTCGGAACCAAGATGGACGATCTTTGAGAATTTCTGCAATCTGTCAATAAATGGAATACGGAAACGTTAATCATCAAGTTGCATCATATGACAAAATAAATCTAATTTGCAGCCAATTAATCAATAGAAGCACTAAATGACAGAACTCAACTAGTTTAATGCCAAAGATTACCTTCATAGGTTCTAAACTAACGAGACCACAGGCTCGTGCTGCCACTCCACTACAAGTGTGCGAAATAGCAACAATCCCAACCGAATCCGGACCAGGCTAGATGAACAGTAAAATAAGATCACAACAAACAGTAACAACATTACAAATGCAAATTTTGAGCTACAAACGCCTACATTGATGAATAAGGAAAACAAATCTGGCAATCAAAAACAAGAGGCAATTGGTGACAATAAACAACCTTCATCCCGGGTATCTGCACCCAATCAACAGCAGTTCCTGTAGCCTTTGGAAAAAACTCTGCCAAGGTCTCCTCGGCGACAGATAGGAGTCTGACAAAGAGGCAAACATAAAACATAtatatcatttatttattttaaaagagagagagagagaggttaGGGGTCATGATCACTGTTCGAAAACTTAGCCAGCGGGGTTATTTGCATCTCTTACAGTATGTTGTGGAGTCTCAACCACAGATTCACACCTTTCCTTATGCTTTTGCATCAAAGAATATGGAGGTGTGTTGTTCATAGAATCTTCTGTTCCAGAAGAGTCTGTATAGATACAAGCAGATGAAGTTGGCTTAGATATTGACCAGCAGATTGAATTAAAAGGCTGCTAGGTGTAATTGGACGAATCGGAGGTTGACAAGTCTGCAACTTGGGAAAGAAAAAAATGAGAGAGGCAGAAAGAAAGTAAAGATTTCCTAAAATACGAAAGACAAACCTATCACTGATTCCCGAGCGTTTAATTTTAACAAAGCTACATTTGACTGAAAGTATCACTGACTTCATATTACCTGCATACCAGTTTTGACCAAACTAACTAACTATCTGTTGCCTATCTGCTGAGCTCTTTGTGCTTATTCTACTTGCTTGACGCTCTCTGGAATTGGGGTCACATTAGATACCATCAACCCATCAGTGTCCTGAAACATTGAGGCTAAAATGTAAGAACCATTttcttcaaagcacaaaagtcaAATTCAATTCAACCATGAGTTTCTTAATTCTATGTTTGTCCTGTCTCCTCACAGTCCCAACCATTCAACCATTGTTTCTTATTTCTATGTTTTTGTCCTGTCTCAAATGTTGACCTCAGCAGAAATTGAAcatttcataaaatcaaggaaaaataatttacAAGAGCAAAGCATGCGAAGTACCACACGGAAAAGCTGAACTGTAATTGGTCAACGCTGGCCGTCTCGGTCAAAAACGCTCCCCAGATATTTTTAAGGGATACTTGACTATTTCTCATTTTATCttcccacaaaaaaagaaaaaaaaaacgacaaCTTTTTCTCATTTGCAAAATTTCATAGAAAAAATGCTGGATAAACGTGGTAAGCAGGATGCTTCATATCCACCACTAAAACGCGGAGAGTTCTTTGTTGCCATTTACAAGACACCCCACACTTCTTCATCTTTGGGTGCTGTTTTTTTCTTTGCTATTTGGTTGCTTGCAAGGCCAAAAGGAAAATTGTGCCAAATCATTGGTGACAGTACTCTAAATCTCGGCCCTCATCCTTGTCCACTCTGCGGTGGCACTATAATACCCACCAGTAAGGCCAGTTCCTAcagatatggtaaactctcaaATTTGCCATTTTTGCATCCATCATGGAGCTGATAAACTGGCAAATTGACCTGGCTAAGTGGCAAGTCAGGTCAAGTTTCTACAGAGCGACCGCTCGGTGTAGCAAATATCAGAAGGTTTATTTTCCACCGCCAACGGTCTAGACTCGACCGCTTATATCATCTCATCTAACAGTCATCATTTCATCATCCAATAAATacaatatcaaatttcatttcaactcacaccattcCTTCAAACTCCAttctttcactccacaaatccAACATGTCAGTTCGAGTTCTAGGTTGCAGATTTAGCATAGCTGAAGATGAATAATCGAACCTCAATAATCGAGTCGCATATTTCAGAtatttcaagaagaaacattgaACCTCAATAATCGAGATGCAAATGAGTTGTGTCATCGCTTCAGAATAATCTGCAAGGATGTGAAGTTGTTTGTTGTTGCACTTACTGAAGGCTATCGAAACCGACAAAATGGCCAAAACGCATTTGATGTGGAGCAAACGTGTCGGCACGAATGGCGCAATAGAGTGAGAAAAGATATTCACTTCGATAGTTGTTATCTTATCTTGAGGGTGTTGCCCAAATATGATGAGTTTAGATTAACAACTCAAATATAATGCATCTTTCATTtgtatcaaattttaattttaagatattaatataataaaactagtgcatctttcattaagtttagaattttaatttacattagaGCCTCTTTCATTCATCTAGATAATATATAAACTAGACATAACTTATAATAAATACTTTAAAAGTAAAAacttgggtcaatgttcttcatcttgtttatctttttcatttcaccaaacttccaatcaatACGCTCAGGAACGAAGTTTCctttatttatctttttctttgccttcaaatgtttttttccttgaacttttctttgtctttacttagttggaggtttgatttggttaatatctaaaacttgtagacttctttggtttttacctatttctttataacttTTGCATATCTTACTAACAAAGGCTTCAACCACCACTCCGGAAAAACCAAGTTAAGTGCGTAGCCAAGTCAAGTTAGGATTCAAACTTTACCATTTTGAAAGATAAGATAGATAAAGATAGAATTTTTTGTGTAAAAAAATTGGTGTAATTTTTGTGTGTGAATGTCACATTTTTATGGCGGtggaaaaagagccgttggaggtTTGTAATCAATCAAATGGTGGAGACTCGATCATTTAATATTTTTACCATAATAGCAGGGCCAGTTTACCAGGCCAGCTGGCATGGCAAATGGGTGGGTTTGCCACCACCATGGGAACTGGCCTAACCATGTAACATTGAAAATTATTAGGAAGCcagttagagcaagtcttatgatggaagagttccatcttccatcttccacgccacctcagcatttggaaccgtggatggaagtgcaagtgtagtggtggaatagtgaaaacgatattcttaatagcgctaaaaaaacgctgttaagaatagcgtttttttctcagccgttagatatcaacaactcatcctaaatTTACGGACAAAAAAAACTCTATTCTTAATAGTGTTTtcttagcgctattaagaatggtgtttaacgctattcttattggcgttcagatggattccacgaaacggtggaaccttgcttggattttctgtgaaaAATCTCATCTTgaaagccattagacttgacattccatgatttttccacacttaaaataggttggattccacaaTAAGACTTGCTG
This is a stretch of genomic DNA from Papaver somniferum cultivar HN1 chromosome 1, ASM357369v1, whole genome shotgun sequence. It encodes these proteins:
- the LOC113329352 gene encoding homeobox-leucine zipper protein REVOLUTA-like is translated as MVEWLGLERQASRISTKSSADRQQIVNSSGTEDSMNNTPPYSLMQKHKERLLSVAEETLAEFFPKATGTAVDWVQIPGMKPGPDSVGIVAISHTCSGVAARACGLVSLEPMKIAEILKDRPSWFRDCRSLEVVTSFPVGKGGTIELVYMQMYAPTTLAPARDFWTLRYTTTLEDGSLVVCERSLSGSGAGPNASAANQFVRAEMLPSGYLVRSCEGGGSIIHIVDHLDLEDELVCLGIQFKLLEPNKDGRISLNNIRVWEADQWEEKICWADMELLVVALESWVDNSEADQMLLMLEGDQWEEKICWADMEGECEWGGEDGLG